ATGCCATTGAAAAGCATTTCCAAGGCGCTACATGGCAACGATGCCAGACACATTTTATTCGTAATATCCTCGATGCCGCACCAAAGTATATGCAGGATGCCTTGCTCGAGGAGATTCGTGGGATTCTTCATGCTCCAAATAAGCAAACGGCCCGGCTGTTATTGGAACAAGTGCTGGCCAAATGGGAAGAAAAAGCCCCAAAAGCCATGCAAATCCTCGAAGAGGGATTCGAAGACGCCACCGCCGTATTGGACTATCCGGACCGTTACCGGCGGCGCCTGCGCACGACCAACGGAGTGGAACGGCTGAACGAAGAAATTCGCCGCAGAGAACGGGTCATCCGCATCTTTCCGAACCGGGAATCGGTGTATCGTCTCGTTGGTGCCGTGTTGATCGAAATCGATGAAAAATGGATGTCAGGGCGCAAATACAAGGGATTGACTGAATATTGGCAGTGGCGGAAAA
This region of Caldalkalibacillus thermarum genomic DNA includes:
- a CDS encoding IS256 family transposase → HVYPFVLVDAIYTKVREDGRVRSRAVLIATGVNEEGYREILGLQIGNSESESSWSEFFGWLKDRGLRGVDLIISDQHGGLVHAIEKHFQGATWQRCQTHFIRNILDAAPKYMQDALLEEIRGILHAPNKQTARLLLEQVLAKWEEKAPKAMQILEEGFEDATAVLDYPDRYRRRLRTTNGVERLNEEIRRRERVIRIFPNRESVYRLVGAVLIEIDEKWMSGRKYKGLTEYWQWRKTKEQGVRSVNQEAPAIKRVG